In Streptomyces sp. DG2A-72, one genomic interval encodes:
- a CDS encoding circularly permuted type 2 ATP-grasp protein — protein sequence MADIFDAYALADAWDEMFVRPGEVRTAYEPVLAALQPIEPSELRFRADQMARAFTDRGVTYAFAGEERPWPLDLVPRILDALEWDLIQRGVAQRVRALEAYLSDAYGHCRAFEDGVVPWRLLLNSAHFHRAAHGVEPPGGVRIHVAGIDLVRDEAGDFRVLEDNVRVPSGVSYVIENRRAMTRIFPSLFTEQHVLPVDGYAQRLLAALRVAAPGGTVDPRVVVLTPGPSNAAYFEHALLARLMGVQLVEGHDLVCRNNRVWMRTTRGEVPVHVVYRRLDDDFLDPLHFRPDSVIGCPGILSAAMAGNVTLANAVGNGIADDKLLYTYVPDLIRYYLGEEPILPNVESYRPDEPGQLEAVLDQIDQLVVKPVDGAGGQGIVIGPKADPETLERTRKAVAADPRGWIAQRPVALSTSPTLAGERMAPRHIDLRPFAVNDGNDIWVLPGGLTRVALQEGNLIVNSSQGGGSKDTWVLAEGPADGPAPAPAAGLPDVAPRQLGPDGSPTVVQEGAQQ from the coding sequence ATGGCGGACATATTTGACGCATACGCGTTGGCCGATGCGTGGGACGAGATGTTTGTGCGGCCGGGTGAGGTCAGGACCGCCTATGAGCCGGTGCTGGCGGCTCTGCAGCCGATCGAGCCGAGTGAGCTGCGGTTCCGGGCGGACCAGATGGCACGGGCGTTCACCGACCGTGGGGTGACCTACGCCTTCGCGGGCGAGGAACGGCCCTGGCCGCTGGATCTCGTGCCCAGGATCCTCGACGCCCTGGAATGGGACCTCATCCAGCGCGGGGTGGCGCAGCGTGTGCGTGCCCTGGAGGCCTACCTCTCCGATGCCTACGGGCACTGCCGCGCCTTCGAGGACGGTGTGGTGCCCTGGCGGCTGCTGCTCAATTCCGCTCATTTCCACCGGGCGGCCCACGGGGTCGAACCACCCGGCGGGGTGCGCATCCATGTCGCCGGTATCGACCTCGTACGGGACGAGGCCGGGGACTTCCGGGTGCTCGAGGACAATGTGCGGGTCCCGAGCGGGGTGTCGTACGTCATCGAGAACCGCCGGGCGATGACCAGGATCTTCCCCTCGCTCTTCACGGAGCAGCATGTGCTGCCGGTGGACGGGTACGCGCAGCGGCTCCTCGCCGCGCTGCGGGTCGCGGCACCGGGCGGCACGGTCGACCCCCGGGTCGTCGTCCTCACCCCCGGTCCCAGCAACGCCGCCTACTTCGAGCACGCCCTGCTCGCCCGGCTGATGGGGGTGCAGCTGGTCGAGGGACACGACCTGGTCTGCCGGAACAACCGGGTCTGGATGCGGACCACGCGCGGCGAGGTGCCCGTCCATGTCGTATACCGGCGGCTCGACGACGACTTCCTCGATCCGCTGCACTTCCGGCCCGATTCGGTGATCGGCTGCCCCGGCATCCTGAGCGCCGCCATGGCGGGCAACGTCACACTCGCGAACGCCGTGGGCAATGGGATCGCGGACGACAAGCTGCTGTACACGTACGTCCCGGATCTCATCCGCTACTACCTCGGTGAGGAACCGATTCTCCCCAACGTCGAGTCCTACCGGCCCGACGAACCAGGGCAGTTGGAGGCGGTCCTCGACCAGATCGACCAGTTGGTCGTGAAGCCGGTCGACGGAGCCGGCGGGCAGGGCATCGTCATCGGGCCGAAGGCCGACCCCGAGACCCTGGAGCGGACCCGGAAGGCCGTCGCCGCCGACCCCCGCGGCTGGATCGCCCAGCGTCCGGTCGCCCTGTCCACCTCCCCCACCCTCGCGGGCGAGCGGATGGCGCCGCGCCACATCGACCTCCGCCCCTTCGCCGTCAACGACGGCAACGACATCTGGGTGCTCCCCGGCGGCCTCACCCGGGTCGCCCTCCAGGAGGGCAACCTGATCGTCAACTCCAGCCAGGGCGGCGGCTCCAAGGACACTTGGGTGCTGGCCGAGGGCCCCGCCGACGGCCCCGCCCCGGCGCCCGCCGCCGGCCTCCCGGACGTGGCACCCCGCCAGCTCGGACCCGACGGCTCCCCCACCGTCGTACAGGAAGGGGCGCAGCAGTGA
- a CDS encoding type II toxin-antitoxin system RelE/ParE family toxin: protein MSYTIIWERSASDGLKRLRTRDGDAVKPLLKAINALSDDPEPAASSKLGSTSLRRLRVGAYRATYEIEGSTVSIKILMVGSTPL, encoded by the coding sequence TTGAGCTACACCATCATCTGGGAAAGGTCCGCTTCCGACGGCCTCAAGCGGCTCAGGACCCGTGACGGGGACGCCGTGAAGCCTCTCCTCAAAGCGATCAACGCGCTTTCCGACGATCCGGAGCCCGCCGCGAGCAGCAAGCTGGGCAGCACCAGCCTGCGGAGGTTACGCGTCGGCGCCTACCGGGCCACCTACGAGATCGAGGGCTCCACGGTATCGATCAAGATCCTCATGGTCGGCAGCACCCCTCTTTGA
- a CDS encoding ATP-binding protein: MTDSCPPHHLKSPKPYDRHDAVSYPPFPRSIPLARSHVAQLAVDWGHPHAASDAALLASELCTNALLHGCLRDRLFRVETSLTGTALRVAVTDPRSERLPYSRPSTADDQFGRGLLIVHTLADRWSVETLTVGKTVWAELDLRGVPDA; this comes from the coding sequence GTGACCGACTCCTGTCCTCCCCACCACCTCAAAAGCCCCAAGCCATACGACCGCCACGACGCTGTCAGCTATCCGCCGTTCCCCCGCAGCATCCCCCTCGCCCGCAGTCACGTGGCCCAACTAGCCGTTGACTGGGGCCACCCCCACGCCGCCAGCGACGCGGCGCTGCTGGCAAGCGAGTTGTGCACGAACGCTCTGCTGCACGGGTGTCTGCGGGACCGTCTGTTCCGGGTGGAGACGTCCCTCACCGGCACCGCCCTGCGCGTCGCCGTGACCGACCCGCGAAGCGAGCGACTCCCGTACTCCCGCCCTTCCACCGCCGATGACCAGTTCGGCCGGGGCCTGCTCATCGTCCACACACTCGCCGACCGCTGGTCCGTGGAGACGCTCACCGTGGGCAAGACGGTCTGGGCGGAGCTGGACCTTCGGGGTGTGCCGGATGCGTAA
- a CDS encoding helix-turn-helix transcriptional regulator: MTGRDRDPDRGKVVSTVLARRLGGELLRMREACGMRQPHAAEVLAASVSKVAKMERGGVPMRDPDIRALCHLYGETDEAAIERLLALARTDRERRKAKGWWNQYPQLSAMVEYVALEDIATSIRTWQLAFIPGLLQTPDYARAVAVGAGSWQSPSDIEPFVEARLARQARLRSERPLELWAVIHEGALRQLVGGRDVMRQQLGHLLELAVLSTVTIQVVPFLAGANPGMIGAFSIVSFAEPAALDVVHMDVPSSTLWLESEEDAARHGRTFERIARVGLAERNAVDLIETIRKEL, translated from the coding sequence ATGACAGGCAGGGACCGGGACCCTGATCGCGGCAAGGTCGTGTCAACAGTGCTCGCTCGCAGACTGGGGGGTGAGTTGCTGCGCATGCGTGAGGCATGCGGAATGCGCCAGCCTCATGCCGCCGAAGTGCTGGCGGCATCTGTGTCCAAGGTCGCCAAGATGGAGCGTGGCGGCGTGCCGATGCGGGACCCGGACATCCGTGCGCTGTGCCACCTGTACGGCGAGACCGACGAAGCCGCGATCGAACGGCTGTTGGCGCTGGCGCGCACCGATCGAGAAAGGCGCAAGGCCAAGGGATGGTGGAATCAGTACCCGCAGCTTTCTGCCATGGTCGAGTACGTTGCTCTGGAGGACATCGCCACCAGCATTCGTACCTGGCAACTCGCCTTCATCCCCGGGTTGTTGCAGACGCCGGACTATGCGCGTGCTGTGGCGGTGGGCGCCGGTTCGTGGCAGAGCCCGAGCGATATCGAGCCCTTTGTGGAAGCCAGGCTTGCCCGCCAGGCGCGACTGCGATCGGAGCGCCCGCTGGAGCTGTGGGCCGTGATCCACGAGGGGGCGCTGCGTCAGCTCGTCGGTGGCCGTGACGTGATGCGGCAACAGCTGGGGCATCTGCTCGAACTGGCCGTTCTGAGCACGGTGACGATCCAGGTGGTGCCGTTCTTGGCGGGCGCCAACCCGGGCATGATCGGGGCGTTCAGCATCGTCTCGTTCGCCGAGCCTGCAGCGTTGGATGTCGTACACATGGACGTACCTTCTTCTACTCTCTGGTTGGAGAGCGAGGAGGACGCCGCCCGCCACGGCCGGACCTTCGAGCGCATCGCGCGGGTTGGGCTGGCGGAACGCAACGCCGTCGACCTGATCGAGACCATTCGCAAGGAGTTGTAG
- a CDS encoding DUF397 domain-containing protein, with protein MTEFEFVKSSYSGGDAGQECVEVARNIPGTVAVRDSKDPDGPILRLATEAWVGFAAHLGRR; from the coding sequence GTGACCGAGTTCGAGTTCGTCAAGTCCAGCTACAGCGGCGGAGATGCTGGCCAGGAGTGCGTCGAAGTCGCCCGCAACATACCCGGCACCGTCGCCGTCCGGGACTCCAAGGACCCGGACGGCCCGATACTCCGGCTCGCGACGGAGGCATGGGTAGGGTTCGCCGCGCATCTGGGGAGGCGTTAG
- a CDS encoding serine hydrolase translates to MATSEVLTLDDPAERWLPTAPRTGITLLHLARHTSGLPRLPPGRRSRRDPHTTFDRPALDRLLPQLDMLATRPPG, encoded by the coding sequence ATGGCCACGTCCGAGGTGTTGACGCTCGACGACCCTGCAGAACGGTGGCTTCCTACAGCCCCCAGAACAGGGATCACGCTCCTGCACCTCGCCCGGCACACCTCCGGTCTCCCCCGCCTGCCACCCGGTCGCCGCTCCCGCCGAGACCCGCACACGACGTTCGACCGCCCCGCGCTGGACCGACTGCTGCCCCAGCTCGACATGCTCGCTACACGACCTCCTGGCTAG
- a CDS encoding adenylate kinase translates to MRILLIGQPGAGKGTQAVGLAAHLSIRHISAGELFREHIDQGTALGQNAHTHMRAGLLVPDEVTIGVIKERLARPDAERGFLLDGFPRNLAQAEALDGILADLESRLDAVLNLEIPEAEVVRRIAGRWLCRRDREHIFHVDYSPPEVAGACDVCGGELYQRDDDREATVRTRLEVYRSETAPVVDHYQLMGLVTTISALGRVQEVLDRALVAIGQGQVDASGASNC, encoded by the coding sequence ATGCGCATCCTCCTGATCGGGCAGCCCGGAGCCGGCAAGGGCACGCAGGCAGTGGGCCTTGCTGCGCATCTGTCGATCCGGCACATCTCCGCCGGTGAGCTGTTCCGCGAGCACATCGACCAGGGCACGGCGCTCGGGCAGAACGCCCACACGCACATGCGCGCCGGCCTTCTGGTGCCGGACGAGGTCACGATCGGGGTGATCAAAGAGCGCCTTGCCCGCCCAGACGCCGAGCGCGGATTCCTGCTGGACGGCTTCCCCCGCAATCTTGCCCAGGCGGAGGCGCTGGACGGCATCCTGGCCGACTTGGAGTCGAGGCTGGATGCCGTGCTCAATCTGGAGATTCCCGAGGCCGAGGTAGTCAGGCGGATCGCTGGACGATGGCTGTGCCGCCGGGACCGCGAACACATCTTCCACGTCGACTACAGCCCGCCTGAAGTGGCAGGAGCCTGCGACGTCTGCGGCGGTGAGCTGTACCAGCGCGATGACGACCGCGAGGCAACTGTTCGTACGCGACTGGAGGTCTATCGCAGCGAGACGGCGCCGGTCGTCGACCACTACCAACTTATGGGTCTGGTGACCACGATCTCGGCCCTCGGCCGGGTCCAGGAGGTCCTGGACCGCGCACTGGTCGCGATAGGCCAGGGCCAGGTCGATGCCTCCGGCGCGTCGAACTGTTGA
- a CDS encoding PadR family transcriptional regulator: MSIPHVLLGLLASRPGHGYDLKKRHDARFSKGAPLAYGRVYTTLQRLVRDGLAEAIGAEAVGARERIRYRITAEGSTRLRDWLTEVAPAAPFVTNEIFAKIVVAILAGPSGSAADYLDAQRAAHRARIAELNAARTAVDISLADALSMDYAVAHLDADLRWMDATAGQLSGLEKEMRAS; the protein is encoded by the coding sequence GTGAGCATCCCACATGTCCTGCTCGGGCTTCTCGCCTCCCGTCCCGGCCATGGCTACGACCTCAAGAAGCGCCACGATGCGCGCTTCTCTAAAGGCGCGCCACTGGCATACGGCCGTGTGTACACGACACTGCAGCGCCTAGTCCGCGACGGGCTCGCTGAGGCGATAGGCGCGGAGGCAGTTGGGGCCCGGGAACGCATCCGCTACCGGATAACCGCCGAAGGCAGCACTCGCCTGAGGGACTGGCTTACTGAAGTTGCTCCGGCCGCGCCCTTCGTGACAAATGAGATCTTCGCCAAGATCGTGGTCGCGATTCTCGCAGGCCCGTCGGGCTCTGCGGCTGACTACCTCGATGCCCAGCGCGCCGCCCACCGAGCCCGGATAGCAGAGCTGAACGCCGCGAGGACCGCTGTGGACATTTCTCTGGCTGACGCTCTGTCCATGGACTACGCCGTGGCTCACCTCGATGCCGACCTGCGCTGGATGGACGCGACCGCCGGCCAGCTGAGCGGGCTTGAGAAAGAGATGCGAGCCTCCTGA
- a CDS encoding IS630 family transposase, with protein MFQVSLKAVDNWWAKWLASGREAFVAQPRGRRVGEHQVLDAVEQQAIRQALLDHRPCDLGLAGQLWTRAGVGDLIAKLYRVRLTEQGVGKYLRRWGLSLPAPGKAAVEQDPEAVRVWHEETWPAIRAKAKAEGGEVLFADQVGVRSNQVAGRTWGAKGCTPVVRRTGNRFSVNAMSAISTKGRMHFMVFTETFDADVMCRFLDRLAAHRSCKVRAWLADHLDRIELHFLPSYSPELNPDELVNADLKRSLPMHSRARDQAQLAAETRRFFHRRQRQPHIVRGYFGGPHVRYILE; from the coding sequence GTGTTCCAGGTCTCGCTCAAGGCGGTGGACAACTGGTGGGCGAAGTGGCTGGCCAGCGGGCGCGAAGCGTTCGTGGCCCAGCCGCGTGGACGCCGGGTCGGCGAACATCAGGTTCTCGATGCGGTCGAGCAGCAGGCGATCCGGCAGGCCCTGCTGGATCACCGGCCCTGTGACCTGGGGCTGGCGGGGCAGCTGTGGACGCGGGCCGGGGTGGGGGATCTGATCGCGAAGCTGTACCGGGTGCGGCTGACCGAGCAGGGCGTGGGCAAGTACCTGCGCCGCTGGGGCCTGTCGTTACCAGCGCCCGGAAAAGCGGCCGTCGAGCAGGATCCCGAGGCTGTGAGGGTCTGGCATGAGGAGACGTGGCCGGCGATCCGCGCGAAGGCGAAAGCCGAGGGCGGCGAGGTCCTCTTCGCCGACCAGGTCGGCGTTCGCTCCAACCAGGTCGCCGGCCGCACCTGGGGTGCAAAGGGGTGCACCCCCGTCGTGCGCCGCACGGGCAACCGCTTCTCCGTCAACGCGATGTCCGCGATCAGCACGAAGGGCCGGATGCACTTCATGGTGTTCACCGAGACCTTCGACGCCGACGTCATGTGCCGCTTCCTGGACCGGCTCGCCGCCCATCGCTCCTGCAAGGTCCGCGCCTGGCTCGCCGATCACCTCGACCGGATCGAGCTGCACTTCCTGCCGTCGTACTCACCTGAACTGAACCCCGACGAACTGGTCAACGCCGACCTCAAACGGAGCCTGCCCATGCACAGCCGAGCTCGGGACCAGGCCCAACTCGCCGCCGAGACCCGCCGGTTCTTCCACCGCCGCCAACGCCAGCCGCACATCGTCCGCGGCTATTTCGGCGGCCCTCACGTCCGCTACATTCTCGAATAG
- a CDS encoding ATP-binding cassette domain-containing protein: MVIEDLDLELRPGVTGLLGPNGAGKSTLMRTLATVQPPLRGRIALDGVAIDGEKAARHIRRRIGYLPQRFGWDPGMRVRDFVEYGAWMREVPGEHRSRAVERALGQVDLVDRKHERMSRLSGGMRQRAGIAWAIVGDPGLVILDEPTVGLDPRQRLQFRRILAGLTDTTVLLSTHLIDDVAAACDHVVVLHSGRVLFDGKVPDMADRAGDGAAGHTPLERAYMELLPEGERAL; encoded by the coding sequence GTGGTTATCGAGGACCTCGACCTCGAACTCCGCCCCGGCGTGACAGGGCTTCTCGGACCCAACGGCGCAGGCAAGTCGACCTTGATGCGGACCCTGGCCACGGTGCAGCCACCACTGCGCGGCCGTATCGCTCTTGACGGCGTGGCCATCGACGGCGAGAAAGCTGCGCGGCATATCCGCCGCCGGATCGGCTATCTGCCGCAGCGGTTCGGATGGGATCCAGGGATGCGGGTACGTGACTTCGTCGAGTACGGCGCGTGGATGCGCGAGGTGCCTGGCGAACACCGGTCCCGGGCCGTGGAGCGGGCACTGGGCCAGGTTGACCTGGTGGACCGGAAGCACGAGCGGATGTCCCGGCTCTCCGGTGGCATGCGACAGCGTGCGGGGATCGCGTGGGCCATCGTCGGCGACCCGGGACTGGTGATACTGGACGAGCCCACTGTGGGCCTGGACCCGCGCCAGCGCCTGCAGTTCCGCCGGATCCTCGCCGGACTCACCGATACCACCGTCCTGCTGAGCACGCACCTGATTGACGATGTGGCCGCCGCATGCGACCACGTCGTCGTCCTGCACAGTGGACGGGTCCTCTTCGACGGCAAGGTGCCCGACATGGCGGACCGGGCCGGTGACGGTGCCGCCGGACACACCCCGCTGGAGCGTGCCTATATGGAACTCCTGCCGGAAGGAGAGCGGGCACTGTGA
- a CDS encoding helix-turn-helix transcriptional regulator: MAGHRTDEHPHGADRLCDAGDRVYSRAVRRGRVRRQDAEAVPCLLELALLHPDPDDMDWLVPTSPQEVMTRLLRGVYDEVSASQRRVGSAVAAVERFAGLGPRLSSASAEGTSIRVLDGLSRIQAAMDEATEACTTEVLTVQPGGIRPEHELTEGLHRALALRGRGVRMRDLYTHVARHGQGLLNYLELMGDAVEARTLDEVIDRLILFDRTVAFIPANADRTLALELRHPALVGYLVTVFERLWRLAIPLTAPLPDTGIEGISHREQSIAALLAEGHQDAVIAERLGISVRTCRAHIARLSETLGAASRTQLGVRIAQVGLDGPPRALTLPGQESPTVR; encoded by the coding sequence ATGGCCGGGCACAGGACGGACGAGCATCCACACGGTGCTGACCGACTGTGCGATGCCGGGGATCGCGTGTATTCCCGGGCCGTACGGCGGGGCCGCGTGCGGCGGCAGGACGCGGAGGCGGTGCCGTGCCTGCTCGAACTCGCCCTGCTGCACCCGGACCCCGACGACATGGACTGGCTGGTCCCCACCTCCCCGCAGGAGGTCATGACCCGGCTGCTGCGCGGGGTGTACGACGAGGTCAGCGCGAGCCAGCGGCGGGTCGGCTCGGCTGTGGCGGCCGTGGAGCGGTTCGCCGGACTCGGCCCGCGCCTTTCGTCGGCGTCCGCTGAGGGCACCTCGATCCGGGTCCTCGACGGTCTCTCCCGTATCCAGGCCGCCATGGACGAGGCGACCGAGGCGTGCACGACCGAGGTGCTGACCGTGCAGCCGGGCGGCATCCGCCCCGAACACGAACTGACGGAGGGCCTCCATCGCGCCCTGGCCCTGCGCGGCCGGGGCGTGCGCATGCGGGACCTGTACACTCACGTCGCCCGGCACGGCCAGGGCCTGCTCAACTACCTGGAGCTGATGGGCGACGCGGTGGAGGCCAGGACCCTCGACGAGGTCATCGACCGGCTGATCCTCTTCGACCGCACGGTGGCCTTCATCCCGGCCAACGCGGACCGCACGCTGGCGCTGGAGCTGCGTCATCCGGCGCTCGTCGGCTACCTGGTGACGGTCTTCGAGCGGTTGTGGCGACTGGCGATTCCGTTGACGGCCCCCCTTCCGGACACCGGGATCGAGGGCATTTCACACCGGGAGCAGTCCATCGCCGCGCTGCTCGCCGAGGGCCACCAGGACGCGGTGATCGCCGAGCGGCTGGGGATAAGCGTCCGGACGTGCCGTGCCCACATCGCGCGTCTTTCGGAGACCCTGGGCGCGGCCAGCCGCACTCAACTGGGCGTCCGTATCGCTCAGGTGGGGCTCGATGGTCCGCCCCGCGCGCTCACGCTTCCCGGTCAAGAATCCCCGACTGTCCGATGA
- a CDS encoding helix-turn-helix transcriptional regulator, which yields MTEAHIHGAEEMCDGGLELYAHALREGRVPAEAVAAAPCLIDFGLLQPDAGDPRWLLPMAPAFALHRLLRVVEDRIADERRIEERLAATFQPLMRVKSRHTTVTDTPTITALSGTEQINRAISQAMADATREVLCVQPNTHYSDQRGETAQSVAFARDQALLDRGGRIRTLYQHTQRQIPLVLARYERLSGDAEARTLDELTDRLIIVDRAVAFIPANPDGTVALEIRHPAIVGYLATTFDRLWRLATPMYPEAVQRPTLDGITPRQRAIASLLVEGHTDAVIAQRLGMNIRTARVHIAKLATTLGSDSRAQLGYLIGQSGILDREA from the coding sequence GTGACAGAGGCGCACATACACGGAGCGGAGGAGATGTGCGACGGGGGCCTGGAGCTGTACGCCCACGCCCTGCGCGAGGGGCGAGTGCCTGCCGAGGCCGTGGCAGCGGCGCCCTGTCTCATCGACTTCGGACTGCTGCAGCCGGACGCCGGGGACCCACGGTGGCTGCTCCCCATGGCGCCGGCTTTTGCCCTCCATCGTCTGCTGCGCGTCGTCGAGGACCGCATCGCCGACGAGCGACGTATCGAGGAGCGGCTGGCAGCCACGTTCCAGCCGTTGATGCGGGTCAAGAGCCGCCATACGACAGTGACGGACACCCCGACGATCACAGCCCTCAGTGGCACGGAGCAGATCAACCGAGCCATCAGCCAGGCCATGGCCGACGCGACCCGCGAAGTCCTCTGCGTCCAGCCCAACACGCACTACTCCGACCAACGTGGTGAGACAGCCCAGTCCGTGGCCTTCGCCCGCGATCAGGCCCTGCTCGACCGCGGCGGCCGCATCCGCACCCTCTACCAGCACACGCAGCGCCAGATACCCCTCGTCCTGGCCCGCTATGAGCGACTCAGTGGTGATGCCGAGGCCCGCACGCTCGACGAGCTCACCGACCGCCTGATCATTGTCGACCGTGCCGTCGCCTTCATCCCCGCCAACCCCGACGGCACCGTGGCCCTGGAGATCCGCCACCCCGCGATCGTCGGCTACCTGGCCACCACGTTCGACCGCCTCTGGCGCCTCGCCACCCCCATGTACCCCGAAGCCGTCCAACGCCCCACCCTCGACGGCATCACCCCCCGCCAGCGCGCCATCGCAAGCCTCCTCGTCGAAGGCCACACCGACGCCGTCATAGCCCAGCGCCTAGGTATGAACATCCGCACCGCCCGCGTGCACATCGCCAAGCTCGCGACGACCCTGGGCAGTGACAGCCGGGCCCAACTCGGTTACCTCATCGGACAGTCGGGGATTCTTGACCGGGAAGCGTGA